Proteins encoded within one genomic window of Oikeobacillus pervagus:
- the ilvC gene encoding ketol-acid reductoisomerase: MVKVYYNGDINEAVLTNKKVAIVGYGSQGHAHAQNLRDSGYEVVIGLRQGKSWTQAVQDGFEVKSVREASADADVIMILLPDEYQPQVYKNEIEPELSSGKALAFAHGFNVHFNQVVPPSDVDVFLVAPKGPGHLVRRTYEEGAGVPALFAVYQDVTGKAKDTALAYAKGIGAGRAGILETSFQEETETDLFGEQAVLCGGTTALVKAGFETLVEAGYQPEVAYFECLHELKLIVDLMYEGGLENMRYSISDTAQWGDFVSGPRVVNADTKQRMKEVLEDIQTGKFAKGWLLENQLNRPEFNAINNRENKHQIEVVGRKLREMMPFVKKQSKKEVAAGAKN, from the coding sequence ATGGTAAAAGTATATTATAACGGAGATATTAATGAAGCAGTTTTAACAAATAAAAAGGTTGCAATCGTAGGATATGGTTCTCAAGGTCATGCTCATGCTCAAAACCTTCGTGATAGTGGTTATGAAGTAGTCATTGGTCTTCGACAAGGAAAGTCTTGGACACAAGCAGTGCAAGATGGATTTGAAGTAAAATCTGTACGTGAAGCAAGTGCAGATGCTGATGTGATTATGATCTTACTTCCAGATGAGTATCAACCACAAGTGTACAAAAACGAAATTGAGCCTGAATTATCAAGTGGGAAAGCTTTAGCATTTGCACACGGTTTTAATGTTCATTTCAACCAAGTGGTTCCGCCAAGTGATGTAGATGTTTTCCTTGTTGCACCAAAAGGCCCTGGACATTTAGTTCGCAGAACATATGAAGAAGGAGCCGGTGTTCCAGCGTTATTCGCGGTATACCAAGATGTAACAGGGAAAGCAAAAGATACAGCACTTGCTTATGCAAAAGGAATTGGTGCAGGTCGTGCAGGAATTTTAGAAACATCTTTCCAAGAAGAAACTGAAACGGATCTATTCGGTGAGCAAGCAGTCCTTTGTGGAGGAACAACAGCATTAGTAAAAGCTGGTTTTGAAACATTAGTAGAAGCAGGTTACCAACCAGAAGTTGCCTATTTTGAGTGTTTACATGAGTTAAAACTAATCGTTGACTTGATGTACGAAGGCGGTTTAGAAAACATGCGTTATTCTATTTCCGATACAGCACAATGGGGTGACTTCGTTTCAGGTCCACGTGTTGTGAATGCTGATACAAAACAACGTATGAAAGAAGTTTTAGAAGATATTCAAACAGGGAAATTTGCAAAAGGTTGGTTGTTAGAAAACCAACTAAATCGTCCAGAATTTAACGCTATTAACAACCGCGAAAATAAACATCAAATCGAAGTTGTAGGAAGAAAATTACGTGAAATGATGCCATTTGTAAAAAAACAATCGAAAAAGGAAGTGGCAGCTGGTGCGAAAAATTGA
- the ilvB gene encoding acetolactate synthase large subunit codes for MKAKVNAEAEPLINKMSGAEIFIEALKRENVEVLFGYPGGAVLPIYDALYRNPIRHILARHEQGAIHAAEGYARVTGKPGVVIATSGPGATNLVTGITDAMMDSLPLVVFTGQVATNVIGSDAFQEADVIGVTMPITKHNYQVRDLNELPRIVKEAFHIATTGRPGPVLIDIPKDVSTVGVVPSFDTKVDLPGYQPTLVPNILQIKKLADVISEAKQPIILAGAGVLHAKASEELLALAEKLEIPVVNTLLGLGSFPANHSLFLGMGGMHGTYTANMAMYECDLLINFGARFDDRLTGKLSDFAPSATVAHIDIDPAEIGKNIETQIPIVGDAKEALTRLIAECNNPPEAGEWRNHLKQYQQEFPLWSSDDEEGISPQRLIEMVHKHTSGKAIVSTDVGQHQMWAAQYYGFTEPNRWITSGGLGTMGFGFPAAIGAQLADPDATVVSIVGDAGFQMTLQELALLTELNLPVKVVILNNFALGMVRQWQEKFFEERYSESLMPVQPDFVKLAESYGIRGFRADTEEEANRILKETLNDRSPVVIDFRIKPKEKVFPMIAPGKGLHEMIGVRP; via the coding sequence ATGAAGGCAAAAGTAAACGCGGAAGCAGAACCATTGATCAATAAGATGAGTGGGGCCGAGATCTTTATCGAAGCTTTAAAACGAGAAAATGTCGAAGTTCTGTTTGGATATCCAGGTGGTGCTGTGTTACCAATTTATGATGCTTTATATCGAAATCCAATTCGTCATATTCTTGCTAGACATGAACAAGGTGCAATTCATGCTGCTGAGGGGTATGCAAGAGTGACAGGGAAACCAGGGGTAGTCATTGCTACATCTGGACCGGGGGCAACGAATTTAGTAACAGGTATCACAGACGCTATGATGGATTCCTTACCGCTAGTTGTTTTCACAGGCCAAGTCGCAACAAATGTCATTGGTTCAGATGCATTCCAAGAAGCAGATGTAATTGGAGTGACAATGCCTATTACAAAACATAATTATCAAGTCCGAGACTTGAATGAACTACCAAGAATCGTGAAAGAGGCATTTCATATCGCCACAACTGGGAGACCTGGACCTGTATTAATAGATATACCGAAAGATGTTTCAACAGTTGGAGTCGTGCCTTCATTCGATACTAAAGTTGATTTACCTGGTTATCAACCAACTTTAGTTCCTAATATTTTACAAATAAAAAAATTAGCGGATGTGATCAGTGAAGCGAAGCAACCGATTATATTGGCTGGTGCAGGTGTTCTTCATGCGAAAGCTTCTGAGGAACTGTTAGCACTCGCTGAAAAACTTGAAATCCCTGTAGTGAATACTTTACTTGGACTCGGAAGCTTCCCAGCAAACCACTCATTATTTCTAGGAATGGGAGGAATGCATGGAACATATACCGCAAATATGGCGATGTATGAATGTGATCTACTCATTAATTTTGGCGCACGTTTTGATGACCGATTAACAGGGAAATTAAGTGATTTTGCTCCTTCGGCAACGGTAGCTCATATCGATATTGACCCTGCCGAAATTGGGAAAAATATAGAAACGCAAATTCCAATTGTTGGGGACGCAAAAGAAGCTTTAACTAGATTGATTGCTGAATGTAATAATCCACCTGAAGCAGGTGAATGGAGAAATCACTTAAAACAGTATCAACAGGAATTTCCACTTTGGTCTTCTGATGACGAAGAAGGGATCTCCCCACAACGCCTCATTGAAATGGTTCATAAACATACAAGCGGAAAAGCCATTGTATCGACGGATGTAGGTCAACATCAAATGTGGGCAGCTCAATACTATGGCTTTACTGAACCAAATCGTTGGATCACATCTGGAGGCCTAGGAACAATGGGATTTGGATTCCCAGCCGCAATAGGTGCTCAACTAGCTGATCCAGATGCAACGGTTGTATCTATTGTAGGGGATGCTGGCTTCCAGATGACATTACAAGAACTTGCCTTGTTAACAGAATTAAATTTACCTGTAAAAGTAGTTATTTTAAATAATTTTGCTTTAGGCATGGTTAGACAATGGCAAGAAAAGTTCTTTGAGGAGAGATACTCCGAGTCATTAATGCCGGTTCAACCTGATTTTGTCAAATTAGCTGAATCCTATGGAATTCGTGGATTCCGAGCGGATACAGAAGAAGAGGCGAATCGTATTTTAAAAGAAACATTAAATGACCGCTCTCCTGTAGTTATCGACTTTCGCATAAAGCCAAAAGAAAAAGTCTTTCCGATGATAGCTCCAGGAAAGGGACTACATGAAATGATTGGGGTGAGACCATGA
- the ilvN gene encoding acetolactate synthase small subunit, protein MRRIVTATVLNESGVLNRVTSLFTRRQFNIESISVGHSETEGISKMTFVVNVEDDRQVEQLTKQLNKQIGVLKVTDITDQAIVARELALIKVVSNAQTRSEINGVVDPFRASIIDVSKDSITVQVTGDSNKVEAIIDLLRPYGIKEIARTGVTAFPRGSQKTVTEFKQISIL, encoded by the coding sequence ATGAGAAGAATTGTAACTGCAACGGTCTTGAATGAAAGTGGTGTTCTGAATCGAGTCACAAGTTTATTCACACGTCGTCAATTTAATATTGAGAGTATTTCAGTAGGACATTCTGAAACTGAGGGTATTTCTAAAATGACATTTGTTGTCAATGTAGAAGATGATCGTCAAGTGGAACAGTTAACCAAACAACTTAATAAACAAATTGGTGTATTAAAAGTTACGGATATCACTGACCAGGCGATTGTTGCTAGAGAATTAGCCCTTATTAAAGTGGTAAGTAATGCGCAAACTCGTTCTGAAATTAATGGAGTGGTTGACCCATTCCGAGCATCGATTATTGATGTATCAAAAGACAGCATCACCGTCCAAGTAACGGGTGATTCAAACAAAGTAGAAGCGATTATCGACTTGCTTCGACCATATGGCATTAAAGAAATTGCCAGAACAGGTGTTACAGCATTCCCAAGGGGATCACAAAAAACAGTAACTGAATTTAAACAAATTTCAATCTTATAA
- the leuB gene encoding 3-isopropylmalate dehydrogenase, whose product MKKKIAVLPGDGIGREIAKGAVAVLKAVGERFGHEFEIEFADIGGAAIDQHHTPLPDETTEACKRSDAVLLGAVGGPKWDHLPSHIRPERGLLAIRKELQLFANLRPIITFESLVESSPLKREIIEDVDVMIVRELTGGLYFGKPSERRGEHNEVVIDTLHYTREEIERIVEKSFELAMVRNKKLTSVDKANVLESSRMWREIVQEKAKNYPEVQVEHMYVDAAAMKLIHQPKDFDVMVTENLFGDILSDEASMITGSLGLLPSASLRADGFGLFEPVHGSAPDIAGQDKANPMAMILSAAMMLKYSFNMHKEAEAIEQAINEVLNAGYRTPDIQNTGTHVVGTTKMIDLVVHRVREDSAISSIMAVYM is encoded by the coding sequence ATGAAAAAGAAAATTGCGGTATTACCTGGAGATGGTATTGGGCGAGAAATAGCTAAGGGTGCAGTCGCAGTTTTAAAGGCTGTTGGAGAACGCTTCGGTCATGAATTCGAAATTGAATTTGCCGATATCGGAGGGGCTGCAATTGATCAACATCATACACCCCTACCAGATGAAACAACCGAAGCTTGTAAACGTAGTGATGCTGTATTATTAGGAGCGGTCGGTGGTCCTAAATGGGATCACCTTCCATCCCATATTCGCCCAGAACGTGGTTTATTAGCGATTCGAAAAGAATTACAATTATTTGCAAATCTTCGACCGATTATTACTTTTGAAAGCTTAGTTGAATCGTCACCTTTAAAAAGAGAAATTATTGAAGATGTTGATGTAATGATTGTTCGCGAATTAACAGGTGGATTATATTTTGGAAAACCATCAGAACGTCGAGGAGAGCATAATGAAGTAGTTATTGATACCCTTCATTATACTCGGGAAGAAATTGAGCGCATTGTGGAAAAAAGCTTTGAATTAGCAATGGTTAGAAATAAAAAATTAACATCTGTTGATAAAGCAAATGTATTGGAATCCAGCCGAATGTGGAGGGAAATTGTTCAAGAGAAAGCGAAGAACTATCCTGAAGTACAAGTAGAGCATATGTATGTAGATGCAGCAGCAATGAAATTAATTCATCAACCTAAAGATTTTGATGTCATGGTAACCGAAAATCTATTTGGAGATATTTTAAGTGATGAAGCTTCAATGATCACAGGATCATTAGGATTATTACCATCCGCGAGCTTACGTGCAGATGGATTTGGTTTATTCGAACCAGTCCATGGATCAGCTCCAGATATTGCTGGCCAAGATAAAGCAAATCCAATGGCGATGATTTTATCGGCTGCCATGATGTTAAAATACTCATTTAATATGCACAAGGAAGCTGAAGCGATTGAGCAAGCGATTAATGAAGTATTAAATGCAGGTTACCGCACGCCTGATATTCAGAACACAGGAACCCATGTAGTAGGTACGACGAAAATGATTGATTTAGTCGTTCATCGTGTAAGAGAAGATTCAGCAATTTCATCTATTATGGCTGTTTACATGTAA
- the ilvD gene encoding dihydroxy-acid dehydratase: protein MRSDMIKKGIDRAPHRSLLYAAGVKTEDLHKPFIGVCNSYIDIIPGHVHLKEFAEVVKEAIREAGGVPFEFNTIGVDDGIAMGHIGMRYSLPSRELIADSAETVINAHWFDGVFYIPNCDKITPGMLMSAVRTNVPSVFVSGGPMEGGKTKEGKPLSLVSVFEGVGAHLSGRMSADELLEIESNACPTCGSCSGMFTANSMNSLMEMLGMTPPGNATIVATSKDRHQLIKEAVNHLMNSIESGLKPRDIITEDAIDDAFALDMAMGGSTNTVLHTLAIANEAEIEYDLKRINEVAKRVPYLAKISPASNYTMQDVHEAGGISAIIKELCEVDGAIHKDRITITGKSVYENVKDAKISNEQVIRRKENPYSPVGGLSILHGNIAPDGGVIKVGAVDPSIKTFKGEAIVFDSQEAAQQGIDDGTVHEGHVVVIRYEGPKGGPGMPEMLAPTAAIAGRGLDKKVALMTDGRFSGASRGISIGHISPEAAEGGPIAFVENGDIISIDLVNRTINHLISDEELQERKKNWIQPEPKIKKGYLARYSKLVTSASTGGIMKI, encoded by the coding sequence ATGCGAAGTGACATGATAAAGAAAGGAATTGACCGTGCCCCACACCGAAGTTTGCTTTATGCAGCGGGTGTGAAAACAGAGGATTTACACAAACCATTTATTGGGGTTTGTAACTCATATATAGACATTATTCCAGGTCATGTCCACTTGAAAGAATTTGCAGAAGTGGTGAAGGAAGCGATACGAGAAGCAGGAGGAGTTCCTTTCGAATTTAATACGATTGGTGTAGATGATGGGATTGCGATGGGACATATTGGAATGAGGTATTCATTGCCAAGTCGGGAACTCATTGCTGACTCTGCAGAGACGGTCATAAATGCTCATTGGTTTGATGGAGTATTTTATATTCCAAACTGTGACAAAATAACACCCGGAATGTTAATGTCAGCTGTTCGGACGAATGTTCCTTCTGTTTTCGTCTCAGGTGGGCCAATGGAAGGTGGAAAGACGAAAGAAGGTAAACCATTATCATTAGTCTCCGTATTTGAAGGAGTTGGGGCTCATTTATCTGGAAGAATGTCAGCAGATGAGCTTCTAGAAATAGAATCTAATGCCTGTCCAACATGTGGATCCTGTTCAGGAATGTTCACAGCTAATTCAATGAACTCGTTAATGGAAATGCTCGGAATGACACCTCCTGGAAATGCAACGATTGTGGCGACATCCAAAGATCGCCATCAATTAATTAAAGAAGCTGTCAATCATCTTATGAATTCGATTGAAAGTGGCTTGAAACCAAGAGATATTATAACGGAGGATGCGATTGACGATGCCTTTGCGCTAGATATGGCGATGGGTGGTTCAACAAATACAGTCCTTCATACATTAGCGATTGCGAATGAAGCTGAAATTGAGTACGATCTAAAAAGGATTAATGAGGTGGCAAAACGAGTTCCTTATTTAGCGAAAATTAGCCCAGCATCCAATTATACAATGCAGGATGTGCATGAGGCTGGCGGAATTAGTGCCATTATTAAAGAACTTTGTGAAGTAGATGGAGCCATCCATAAAGACAGAATTACAATCACGGGAAAATCAGTCTATGAAAATGTGAAAGACGCTAAGATTAGCAATGAGCAAGTAATTAGACGAAAAGAAAATCCTTATAGTCCAGTTGGCGGGTTATCCATTTTACATGGTAATATTGCTCCTGATGGCGGAGTAATCAAGGTAGGAGCGGTTGACCCTTCCATTAAGACATTCAAAGGCGAAGCGATCGTATTTGATTCACAAGAAGCAGCTCAACAGGGGATCGATGATGGTACTGTTCACGAAGGGCATGTTGTAGTTATTCGTTACGAAGGACCAAAAGGTGGTCCAGGGATGCCGGAAATGTTAGCTCCAACAGCCGCAATTGCTGGAAGGGGATTAGACAAAAAAGTCGCTCTCATGACAGATGGGAGATTTTCAGGGGCATCACGAGGGATTTCTATCGGCCATATATCTCCTGAAGCGGCAGAAGGTGGTCCAATCGCATTCGTGGAAAATGGAGATATCATATCAATTGATTTAGTGAATAGAACGATTAATCACTTAATTTCTGACGAAGAATTACAAGAACGTAAGAAAAATTGGATTCAACCAGAACCAAAAATTAAAAAAGGTTATTTAGCAAGATATTCAAAATTAGTCACTTCCGCAAGTACGGGAGGCATCATGAAAATTTAA
- a CDS encoding transglycosylase domain-containing protein has translation MGMFQDFMKNTWRKFHITQILILFISILFLLLLGFIVYFMKSADVESLKRGLSQSTIIYDKDGDVASKLSVNRSESVPINKMPEHLQNAVISIEDHRFFEHNGFDLKGMGRAFFKNFVSGGVVQGGSTITQQLTKNAMLSAEKTYKRKFEELFLAIEIEKVYKKKEILEMYLNTIYFGEGAWGVQNASKKYFGKDVEDLTLSESALIAGIIKAPSSINPYENLKKSVQRRNVVLQQMNKYGFISAEEAEQAKNASVHLSDKSGDPLKGKYAHYSDSVINEAIERYGLTQDELLTKGYEIYTEMDQNIQAGLEKVYKKEWLFPTTADGKEVQSGAVLLNPKTGGVTGILGRRGEHVFRGFNYATQLRRSPGSTIKPLVVYTPALEEGYKPTSKLTDEKIEFGDYAPTNYDGVYRGKVPMHTALEKSLNIPAVWLLDEIGLNKGLDALERFGIPLVKEDDNLSIALGGMYKGVAPVHIAEAYSTFANDGVRTESHFIRKIIGPNGEVKAKWNPKEIKVTTPEVSDQMTSMLLSVVERGTGRNTKMKGYDIAGKTGSTQSLEEESNGTRDQWFVGYTPDVVGTVWLGAEGKGQYLTIDSSQGTVPIFREIMEEVLPHTGNTSFDVEPIKEKKKVEKKKDWKDKLRDKWNDLF, from the coding sequence ATGGGTATGTTCCAAGACTTTATGAAGAATACGTGGAGAAAGTTTCATATTACACAAATATTGATTCTATTCATCTCCATATTATTTCTTCTATTACTGGGATTTATCGTCTATTTTATGAAATCAGCAGATGTTGAATCATTAAAAAGGGGATTATCTCAATCAACGATCATTTATGATAAAGATGGAGATGTTGCGAGTAAGCTATCAGTGAACCGCTCCGAAAGTGTTCCCATTAACAAAATGCCAGAACATCTACAGAATGCCGTAATATCCATTGAAGATCATCGATTTTTTGAACATAATGGATTTGATTTAAAAGGGATGGGACGAGCATTTTTCAAAAACTTTGTATCAGGAGGAGTAGTTCAAGGGGGTAGTACGATTACCCAACAGTTAACAAAAAATGCGATGTTATCAGCAGAAAAAACATATAAACGGAAATTTGAAGAACTATTTTTAGCGATTGAAATAGAAAAGGTATATAAGAAAAAAGAAATTCTAGAAATGTATTTGAACACGATTTATTTTGGCGAAGGTGCATGGGGTGTTCAAAATGCTTCAAAAAAATATTTTGGAAAAGATGTTGAAGATCTTACTTTGAGTGAGTCTGCGTTGATTGCGGGGATTATTAAAGCCCCTTCTTCTATCAATCCATATGAAAACCTAAAGAAGTCTGTCCAGCGGCGAAATGTAGTTTTGCAGCAAATGAATAAATATGGGTTTATTTCTGCAGAAGAAGCTGAACAAGCAAAAAATGCTTCTGTACACTTATCTGACAAAAGTGGGGATCCACTTAAAGGGAAATACGCGCATTATTCTGATTCAGTCATTAATGAGGCGATCGAGCGCTACGGTTTAACACAGGATGAACTGCTTACAAAAGGATATGAAATTTATACAGAAATGGACCAAAATATTCAAGCTGGTCTAGAGAAAGTGTATAAGAAAGAATGGCTTTTCCCAACGACAGCGGATGGAAAGGAAGTTCAAAGTGGGGCCGTTTTATTAAACCCAAAAACAGGTGGTGTAACAGGGATTCTTGGTAGACGAGGAGAACATGTATTCAGAGGATTTAATTATGCTACTCAATTAAGAAGATCACCTGGATCAACTATTAAGCCATTAGTGGTTTATACTCCTGCACTTGAAGAGGGGTATAAGCCAACATCAAAATTAACGGATGAAAAAATAGAATTTGGGGATTATGCTCCGACAAACTATGACGGGGTATATCGTGGAAAAGTTCCTATGCATACAGCGTTAGAGAAGTCTCTTAATATCCCTGCTGTTTGGTTATTAGACGAAATTGGCTTGAATAAAGGGCTTGATGCACTTGAACGATTTGGAATCCCGTTAGTAAAAGAGGATGATAATTTAAGTATTGCATTAGGTGGAATGTATAAAGGGGTTGCCCCAGTTCATATTGCAGAGGCTTATTCGACTTTTGCAAATGATGGTGTGCGAACTGAAAGCCATTTTATCCGTAAAATCATCGGGCCGAACGGCGAAGTGAAAGCCAAATGGAATCCAAAGGAAATAAAGGTGACGACCCCTGAGGTATCAGATCAAATGACGTCTATGTTACTTTCTGTGGTGGAAAGAGGAACAGGAAGAAACACAAAAATGAAAGGTTATGATATTGCAGGTAAAACAGGGTCAACGCAGTCGCTAGAAGAGGAAAGTAATGGAACGAGAGATCAGTGGTTTGTTGGCTATACCCCTGATGTTGTCGGCACAGTATGGCTAGGAGCTGAAGGAAAGGGACAATATTTAACCATCGATAGTTCACAAGGCACTGTCCCTATTTTTAGAGAGATCATGGAGGAAGTATTGCCACACACTGGAAATACTTCATTTGATGTAGAGCCGATTAAAGAAAAAAAGAAAGTAGAAAAAAAGAAAGACTGGAAAGATAAACTGAGAGATAAATGGAATGATCTTTTTTAA
- a CDS encoding 2-isopropylmalate synthase codes for MRKIDIFDTTLRDGEQSAGVNLNTLEKIEIAKQLERLGVDVMEAGFPAASKGDLEAVKLIANTIKNSSVTGLARANEKDIDAAWEALKDSAEPRLHVFIATSAIHMKYKLKMTSEEVVERAVHAVKYAREKFPIVQFSAEDASRSDLSFLARIVSAVIEAGATVVNIPDTVGYSTPAEYGAIFKFLRENVPNIAGVKLSSHCHDDLGMATANTLAAIQNGAEQVEGTINGIGERAGNVALEEVAVALHIRNDYYQASSRLKLSEFKRTSNLVSKLSGMIVPANKAVIGENAFAHESGIHQDGVLKEKTTYEIITPELVGVQSNKLVLGKHSGRHAFKNRAYELGFELSEEKLNAAFVVFKDLADKKKEITDEDLFAILTDKQTESDEKYVLNSIQVQYGTENIPTATIAVTLPNGIQVLEAATGSGSVEAIYNTIERIVDGSVQLLDYKINSVGAGRDALADVYVRVRFEDKETTGRGTAQDVLEASARAYLNAVNRVHSLGKITEKQNA; via the coding sequence GTGCGAAAAATTGACATATTTGACACGACGTTAAGAGATGGTGAACAATCAGCAGGGGTCAACTTAAATACTCTTGAAAAAATTGAGATCGCAAAACAACTTGAAAGATTAGGCGTAGATGTGATGGAAGCGGGCTTTCCTGCCGCTTCCAAAGGAGATCTAGAAGCTGTCAAATTGATCGCCAATACCATTAAAAATAGTTCCGTTACAGGTCTTGCAAGAGCAAATGAAAAAGATATTGATGCTGCTTGGGAAGCGTTAAAGGATTCAGCTGAACCCAGATTACATGTCTTTATTGCGACTTCAGCTATTCATATGAAATATAAATTGAAAATGACATCAGAGGAGGTAGTGGAACGGGCTGTTCATGCGGTGAAATATGCAAGAGAGAAGTTCCCAATCGTACAATTTTCAGCTGAAGATGCAAGCCGCTCTGATTTAAGTTTTCTTGCAAGAATAGTTTCAGCAGTTATTGAAGCGGGAGCAACGGTTGTGAATATTCCAGATACAGTCGGTTATAGTACACCAGCAGAGTATGGTGCAATCTTTAAATTCCTTAGAGAGAATGTTCCAAATATTGCTGGGGTTAAATTATCTTCCCACTGCCATGATGATCTTGGGATGGCTACAGCTAATACTTTAGCAGCCATCCAGAATGGGGCAGAACAAGTTGAGGGAACAATCAATGGAATTGGTGAGCGTGCCGGAAATGTTGCCTTGGAGGAAGTGGCAGTTGCCCTTCATATTCGCAACGATTACTATCAAGCATCATCACGGTTAAAATTGAGCGAATTTAAACGAACTAGTAATCTAGTAAGCAAATTATCTGGAATGATTGTCCCAGCAAATAAAGCCGTCATTGGCGAAAATGCGTTTGCACATGAATCTGGAATTCATCAAGATGGCGTATTAAAAGAAAAAACGACATATGAAATTATTACTCCAGAACTTGTTGGAGTGCAGTCAAACAAACTCGTGTTAGGAAAACATTCAGGACGACATGCATTTAAAAATCGTGCTTATGAATTAGGTTTTGAATTGTCAGAAGAGAAATTAAATGCAGCATTTGTCGTATTTAAAGATTTAGCAGATAAAAAGAAAGAAATTACAGACGAAGATTTGTTTGCGATCTTAACCGATAAGCAAACAGAATCAGATGAAAAATACGTTTTAAACAGTATTCAGGTTCAATACGGAACGGAAAATATTCCAACGGCAACGATTGCTGTTACGCTTCCTAATGGAATACAAGTATTAGAGGCGGCAACAGGTTCAGGAAGTGTTGAAGCTATTTATAATACGATTGAAAGAATTGTAGATGGTTCGGTCCAGCTTCTAGACTATAAAATCAATTCCGTTGGTGCTGGTCGAGATGCATTAGCTGATGTATATGTACGGGTTAGATTTGAAGATAAGGAAACGACTGGACGTGGAACAGCACAAGATGTGTTAGAGGCATCTGCTAGAGCTTATTTAAACGCAGTCAATAGAGTACATTCTTTAGGGAAGATAACAGAAAAGCAAAACGCGTAA